From the genome of Pungitius pungitius chromosome 21, fPunPun2.1, whole genome shotgun sequence, one region includes:
- the itga3b gene encoding integrin alpha-3b isoform X1 has translation MSPGLLLCVALAVCHGARTCGGFNIDVLFPVVKVGQTNGSLFGFSVALHQQTEGSTKYLLLTGAPKEKAKSLLNVNETGAVYSCPITTDTSDCSRMDLVSTTNPSEMVEGMWLGVTVASQRSRQAGRVLACGHRYVKIMQGGSEEQRRMVGKCYVRSNDLTFNPNDEWQTNSYEVCNPTYDMDLEGMCNMGISGGMTDTDVYTGAAGSYLWQGNVHVTWRDPDPANAWDSLTKDFGLLLRPDQNRPDEKKRYSYMGYSVLEERKLLSRDEYTVVTGSPREESRGAVTFGTKANTKIDPVLVIPGEQVGSYFGSSLAIADLNNDDWNDLIVGAPFYFDRMKDEGGAVYVFMNENGSFQQKASAVLKGPSASAFGFAVAPIGDVNQDGFQDFAVGAPFHEGGRVYIWLGSKAGISNDYSQVIEGKSLVKHTEFHTFGYSINGGMDVDGNGYPDILVGSLDDRVALLRARPVIHLTKEFNVEPKIVDPKECPASTPCITATLCLSFTLSNGNKDFKKDITVQYEVEADVDRRRSPRVRFQNNDDTGSLSLPASTKICHSLKLTVVEPVRDKLQSVVFSLKVSLAEKNPKSRGSVQNLDAFPILSQQQTLTQRAEINFQRECGSDNKCSSNLQLKAHFADEHYKPYPRYGKFQKVQFNSDMKIISLMVNVTNLPAAGKLGEDAHQAALNVTVPDALRYSAVRSTEHDVQCSTQETLICELGNPLRGSEVVSLELRFETSGINLYTQEIETLLLLSTLSEQSDLKPVPVALLIENTILPSFSAANPPVSQFSGTVMGESAMVNDSDVGSLVEFRFHVNMKEQSLGDLGTLAVEFEWPFEVANGKWLLYLTKISVKGQSEVDCNPAGEVVNPLNLTLSGSGRKRARRQAAQDDRETMKPHVIEPQAATGLLAPKKEAYTLECSKGTARCVTFTCPLLNMTESAEVHVRSRVWNSTMLEDFSNALRVKVKGRATLKLITDKPTIRMDPQTIAFEVEIEPLEGVETPYELPLWIIISAVVAGILLLGIIIVILWKLGFFKRAVYYRIMPKHQGVRIRKAERHQFNLGFQLEEPHKKYWVTNWTEMQHHHHHHYY, from the exons ATGTCGCCCGGACTCCTGCTGTGCGTCGCGCTGGCCGTGTGCCACGGGGCGCGCACGTGCGGCGGATTTAACATCGACGTGCTCTTCCCCGTGGTCAAAGTGGGACAAACCAACGGCAGCCTCTTCGGATTCTCCGTGGCTCTGCATCAACAGACGGAGGGCTCCACCAAGTACCT GCTCCTCACAGGAGCACCCAAGGAGAAAGCTAAATCTCTGCTAAATGTCAATGAAACCGGTGCCGTGTACTCCTGTCCCATCACGACGGACACGTCCGACTGCTCCAGGATGGACCTGGTCAGCACAA CGAACCCGTCTGAGATGGTGGAGGGCATGTGGCTGGGGGTGACGGTGGCGAGCCAGAGGAGCCGGCAGGCGGGACGCGTGCTG GCATGCGGGCATCGCTACGTGAAGATCATGCAAGGAGGCTCAGAGGAGCAGCGCCGGATGGTGGGAAAGTGCTACGTCCGGAGCAACGACCTGACCTTTAACCCCAACGACGAGTGGCAGACCAACAGCTACGAGGTCTGCAACCCCACATACGACATGGATCTGGAGGGCATGTGCAACATGGGCATCTCGGGCGGCATGACGGACACCGACGTCTACACCGGCGCCGCCGGCAGCTACCTGTGGCAAG GAAACGTTCACGTGACGTGGAGAGATCCGGACCCGGCGAACGCCTGGGACTCTCTGACCAAAGACTTTGGACTGCTGTTGAGACCCGACCAGAACAGACCAGACGAGAAGAAGCGATACAGTTACATGG GTTACTCGGTCCTCGAGGAGCGGAAGCTGCTCAGCCGTGACGAGTACACGGTGGTGACGGGGTCTCCCAGGGAGGAGTCCAGGGGCGCCGTGACCTTCGGGACAAAGGCCAACACCAAGATCGACCCGGTGCTGGTCATCCCCGGGGAACAGGTGGGCTCGTACTTTGGCAGCAGCCTGGCCATCGCCGACCTCAACAACGACGA CTGGAACGATTTGATCGTGGGCGCCCCGTTTTACTTTGACCGCATGAAGGACGAGGGAGGGGCCGTGTACGTCTTCATGAACGAGAACGGGTCGTTCCAGCAGAAGGCCAGCGCCGTGCTGAAGGGCCCCTCGGCCTCCGCCTTCGGCTTCGCGGTGGCTCCCATCGGCGATGTCAACCAGGACGGGTTCCAAG ACTTTGCAGTGGGAGCGCCATTCCACGAGGGAGGGCGGGTCTACATATGGCTGGGAAGCAAGGCGGGGATCTCCAACGACTACAGTCAG GTCATCGAGGGCAAGTCACTGGTCAAGCACACAGAATTCCACACATTCGGCTACTCCATCAACGGCGGGATGGACGTGGATGGGAACGGCTACCCGGACATCCTGGTGGGCTCTCTGGACGACCGCGTGGCCCTGCTCAG ggctCGACCCGTCATTCACTTGACCAAGGAATTCAATGTGGAGCCAAAGATTGTGGACCCTAAAGAGTGTCCTGCAAGTACGCCGTG CATCACAGCGACTCTGTGTTTGTCCTTCACTCTCAGCAACGGAAACAAAGACTTCAAGAAAGATATCA CGGTGCAGTACGAGGTGGAGGCCGACGTGGACAGAAGGCGAAGCCCTCGTGTTCGCTTCCAGAACAACGACGACACGGGTTCCCTGAGCCTGCCGGCGTCCACAAAGATCTGTCATTCCCTGAAACTGACCGTCGTG GAGCCTGTGCGAGACAAACTGCAATCGGTGGTGTTTTCCCTCAAAGTGTCCTTGGCTGAGAAGAACCCTAAATCCAGAGGATCCGTGCAGAACCTCGACGCCTTCCCCATCCTCAGCCAGCAGCAGACCCTCACTCAGAGAGCCGAG ATCAACTTTCAGAGGGAGTGCGGCTCCGacaacaagtgcagcagcaACCTGCAGCTGAAAGCCCACTTTGCTGACGAGCACTACAAGCCGTACCCCAG GTATGGGAAGTTCCAGAAGGTCCAGTTCAACAGCGACATGAAGATAATTTCGCTGATGGTAAACGTCACCAACCTGCCGGCGGCGGGGAAGCTGGGTGAAGACGCCCACCAGGCCGCGCTCAACGTCACCGTCCCCGACGCGCTGCGGTACTCTGCCGTCAGGTCCACG GAACACGATGTGCAGTGCAGCACGCAGGAGACGTTGATCTGTGAGCTGGGAAATCCGCTCAGAGGCAGCGAAGTG GTGTCGCTGGAACTCAGGTTTGAGACCTCCGGGATCAATTTGTACACTCAGGAGATTGAGACCCTGCTGCTTCTCTCCAc TCTTAGTGAGCAGAGTGACCTGAAGCCTGTGCCCGTGGCCCTGTTGATTGAAAACAccatcctcccctccttctccgc AGCCAACCCGCCGGTGTCCCAGTTCAGCGGGACGGTGATGGGCGAGTCCGCCATGGTCAACGACAGTGACGTGGGCAGTCTGGTGGAGTTCCGCTTCCAC GTGAATATGAAGGAACAGTCCCTGGGGGACTTGGGGACCCTGGCTGTGGAGTTCGAGTGGCCCTTCGAGGTGGCCAACGGCAAGTGGCTGCTGTACCTGACGAAGATCTCCGTTAAAGGGCAATCGGAGGTGGACTGTAACCCCGCCGGAGAAGTAGTCAACCCGCTGAACCTGACC cTGTCGGGGAGCGGGCGAAAGCGCGCCAGGCGTCAGGCGGCGCAGGACGACCGAGAGACAATGAAGCCACATGTCATCGAGCCGCAGGCGGCCACCGGGCTGCTCGCTCCTAAGAAAGAGGCGTACACGTTG GAATGCTCAAAAGGAACAGCGCGATGTGTGACCTTCACCTGCCCGCTGCTCAACATGACGGAGTCCGCCGAAGTTCACGTCCGCTCCCGTGTGTGGAACAGCACGATGCTCGAG GACTTTTCCAATGCCCTGAGagtcaaggtcaaaggtcgagcCACTCTGAAGCTGATTACAGACAAACCGACCATCCGCATGGACCCGCAGACCATCGCG TTCGAGGTAGAAATAGAGCCACTGGAGGGGGTGGAGACACCGTACGAGCTCCCGCTGTGGATCATCATCTCTGCAGTTGTAGCTGGAATTCTCCTGCTGGGAATAATCATTGTCATCCTGTGGAAG ctcggGTTCTTCAAGCGAGCCGTCTACTACCGGATAATGCCAAAGCACCAGGGGGTGAGGATTCGCAAGGCCGAGCGGCACCAGTTCAATCTGGGATTCCAGCTTGAGGAGCCACACAAAAAGTATTGGGTCACCAACTGGACAGAGatgcagcaccaccaccaccaccactactactGA
- the itga3b gene encoding integrin alpha-3b isoform X2 — MSPGLLLCVALAVCHGARTCGGFNIDVLFPVVKVGQTNGSLFGFSVALHQQTEGSTKYLLLTGAPKEKAKSLLNVNETGAVYSCPITTDTSDCSRMDLVSTTNPSEMVEGMWLGVTVASQRSRQAGRVLACGHRYVKIMQGGSEEQRRMVGKCYVRSNDLTFNPNDEWQTNSYEVCNPTYDMDLEGMCNMGISGGMTDTDVYTGAAGSYLWQGNVHVTWRDPDPANAWDSLTKDFGLLLRPDQNRPDEKKRYSYMGYSVLEERKLLSRDEYTVVTGSPREESRGAVTFGTKANTKIDPVLVIPGEQVGSYFGSSLAIADLNNDDWNDLIVGAPFYFDRMKDEGGAVYVFMNENGSFQQKASAVLKGPSASAFGFAVAPIGDVNQDGFQDFAVGAPFHEGGRVYIWLGSKAGISNDYSQVIEGKSLVKHTEFHTFGYSINGGMDVDGNGYPDILVGSLDDRVALLRARPVIHLTKEFNVEPKIVDPKECPASTPCITATLCLSFTLSNGNKDFKKDITVQYEVEADVDRRRSPRVRFQNNDDTGSLSLPASTKICHSLKLTVVEPVRDKLQSVVFSLKVSLAEKNPKSRGSVQNLDAFPILSQQQTLTQRAEINFQRECGSDNKCSSNLQLKAHFADEHYKPYPRYGKFQKVQFNSDMKIISLMVNVTNLPAAGKLGEDAHQAALNVTVPDALRYSAVRSTEHDVQCSTQETLICELGNPLRGSEVVSLELRFETSGINLYTQEIETLLLLSTLSEQSDLKPVPVALLIENTILPSFSAANPPVSQFSGTVMGESAMVNDSDVGSLVEFRFHVNMKEQSLGDLGTLAVEFEWPFEVANGKWLLYLTKISVKGQSEVDCNPAGEVVNPLNLTLSGSGRKRARRQAAQDDRETMKPHVIEPQAATGLLAPKKEAYTLECSKGTARCVTFTCPLLNMTESAEVHVRSRVWNSTMLEDFSNALRVKVKGRATLKLITDKPTIRMDPQTIAFEVEIEPLEGVETPYELPLWIIISAVVAGILLLGIIIVILWKCGFFQRANRREMYEAKAQKAEMKIQPSETERLTEDN; from the exons ATGTCGCCCGGACTCCTGCTGTGCGTCGCGCTGGCCGTGTGCCACGGGGCGCGCACGTGCGGCGGATTTAACATCGACGTGCTCTTCCCCGTGGTCAAAGTGGGACAAACCAACGGCAGCCTCTTCGGATTCTCCGTGGCTCTGCATCAACAGACGGAGGGCTCCACCAAGTACCT GCTCCTCACAGGAGCACCCAAGGAGAAAGCTAAATCTCTGCTAAATGTCAATGAAACCGGTGCCGTGTACTCCTGTCCCATCACGACGGACACGTCCGACTGCTCCAGGATGGACCTGGTCAGCACAA CGAACCCGTCTGAGATGGTGGAGGGCATGTGGCTGGGGGTGACGGTGGCGAGCCAGAGGAGCCGGCAGGCGGGACGCGTGCTG GCATGCGGGCATCGCTACGTGAAGATCATGCAAGGAGGCTCAGAGGAGCAGCGCCGGATGGTGGGAAAGTGCTACGTCCGGAGCAACGACCTGACCTTTAACCCCAACGACGAGTGGCAGACCAACAGCTACGAGGTCTGCAACCCCACATACGACATGGATCTGGAGGGCATGTGCAACATGGGCATCTCGGGCGGCATGACGGACACCGACGTCTACACCGGCGCCGCCGGCAGCTACCTGTGGCAAG GAAACGTTCACGTGACGTGGAGAGATCCGGACCCGGCGAACGCCTGGGACTCTCTGACCAAAGACTTTGGACTGCTGTTGAGACCCGACCAGAACAGACCAGACGAGAAGAAGCGATACAGTTACATGG GTTACTCGGTCCTCGAGGAGCGGAAGCTGCTCAGCCGTGACGAGTACACGGTGGTGACGGGGTCTCCCAGGGAGGAGTCCAGGGGCGCCGTGACCTTCGGGACAAAGGCCAACACCAAGATCGACCCGGTGCTGGTCATCCCCGGGGAACAGGTGGGCTCGTACTTTGGCAGCAGCCTGGCCATCGCCGACCTCAACAACGACGA CTGGAACGATTTGATCGTGGGCGCCCCGTTTTACTTTGACCGCATGAAGGACGAGGGAGGGGCCGTGTACGTCTTCATGAACGAGAACGGGTCGTTCCAGCAGAAGGCCAGCGCCGTGCTGAAGGGCCCCTCGGCCTCCGCCTTCGGCTTCGCGGTGGCTCCCATCGGCGATGTCAACCAGGACGGGTTCCAAG ACTTTGCAGTGGGAGCGCCATTCCACGAGGGAGGGCGGGTCTACATATGGCTGGGAAGCAAGGCGGGGATCTCCAACGACTACAGTCAG GTCATCGAGGGCAAGTCACTGGTCAAGCACACAGAATTCCACACATTCGGCTACTCCATCAACGGCGGGATGGACGTGGATGGGAACGGCTACCCGGACATCCTGGTGGGCTCTCTGGACGACCGCGTGGCCCTGCTCAG ggctCGACCCGTCATTCACTTGACCAAGGAATTCAATGTGGAGCCAAAGATTGTGGACCCTAAAGAGTGTCCTGCAAGTACGCCGTG CATCACAGCGACTCTGTGTTTGTCCTTCACTCTCAGCAACGGAAACAAAGACTTCAAGAAAGATATCA CGGTGCAGTACGAGGTGGAGGCCGACGTGGACAGAAGGCGAAGCCCTCGTGTTCGCTTCCAGAACAACGACGACACGGGTTCCCTGAGCCTGCCGGCGTCCACAAAGATCTGTCATTCCCTGAAACTGACCGTCGTG GAGCCTGTGCGAGACAAACTGCAATCGGTGGTGTTTTCCCTCAAAGTGTCCTTGGCTGAGAAGAACCCTAAATCCAGAGGATCCGTGCAGAACCTCGACGCCTTCCCCATCCTCAGCCAGCAGCAGACCCTCACTCAGAGAGCCGAG ATCAACTTTCAGAGGGAGTGCGGCTCCGacaacaagtgcagcagcaACCTGCAGCTGAAAGCCCACTTTGCTGACGAGCACTACAAGCCGTACCCCAG GTATGGGAAGTTCCAGAAGGTCCAGTTCAACAGCGACATGAAGATAATTTCGCTGATGGTAAACGTCACCAACCTGCCGGCGGCGGGGAAGCTGGGTGAAGACGCCCACCAGGCCGCGCTCAACGTCACCGTCCCCGACGCGCTGCGGTACTCTGCCGTCAGGTCCACG GAACACGATGTGCAGTGCAGCACGCAGGAGACGTTGATCTGTGAGCTGGGAAATCCGCTCAGAGGCAGCGAAGTG GTGTCGCTGGAACTCAGGTTTGAGACCTCCGGGATCAATTTGTACACTCAGGAGATTGAGACCCTGCTGCTTCTCTCCAc TCTTAGTGAGCAGAGTGACCTGAAGCCTGTGCCCGTGGCCCTGTTGATTGAAAACAccatcctcccctccttctccgc AGCCAACCCGCCGGTGTCCCAGTTCAGCGGGACGGTGATGGGCGAGTCCGCCATGGTCAACGACAGTGACGTGGGCAGTCTGGTGGAGTTCCGCTTCCAC GTGAATATGAAGGAACAGTCCCTGGGGGACTTGGGGACCCTGGCTGTGGAGTTCGAGTGGCCCTTCGAGGTGGCCAACGGCAAGTGGCTGCTGTACCTGACGAAGATCTCCGTTAAAGGGCAATCGGAGGTGGACTGTAACCCCGCCGGAGAAGTAGTCAACCCGCTGAACCTGACC cTGTCGGGGAGCGGGCGAAAGCGCGCCAGGCGTCAGGCGGCGCAGGACGACCGAGAGACAATGAAGCCACATGTCATCGAGCCGCAGGCGGCCACCGGGCTGCTCGCTCCTAAGAAAGAGGCGTACACGTTG GAATGCTCAAAAGGAACAGCGCGATGTGTGACCTTCACCTGCCCGCTGCTCAACATGACGGAGTCCGCCGAAGTTCACGTCCGCTCCCGTGTGTGGAACAGCACGATGCTCGAG GACTTTTCCAATGCCCTGAGagtcaaggtcaaaggtcgagcCACTCTGAAGCTGATTACAGACAAACCGACCATCCGCATGGACCCGCAGACCATCGCG TTCGAGGTAGAAATAGAGCCACTGGAGGGGGTGGAGACACCGTACGAGCTCCCGCTGTGGATCATCATCTCTGCAGTTGTAGCTGGAATTCTCCTGCTGGGAATAATCATTGTCATCCTGTGGAAG TGTGGCTTCTTCCAGCGCGCCAACAGGAGGGAGATGTATGAGGCCAAGGCCCAGAAGGCTGAGATGAAGATCCAGCCCTCTGAGACAGAGAGGCTCACTGAGGACAACTGA
- the itga3b gene encoding integrin alpha-3b isoform X3 codes for MDLVSTTNPSEMVEGMWLGVTVASQRSRQAGRVLACGHRYVKIMQGGSEEQRRMVGKCYVRSNDLTFNPNDEWQTNSYEVCNPTYDMDLEGMCNMGISGGMTDTDVYTGAAGSYLWQGNVHVTWRDPDPANAWDSLTKDFGLLLRPDQNRPDEKKRYSYMGYSVLEERKLLSRDEYTVVTGSPREESRGAVTFGTKANTKIDPVLVIPGEQVGSYFGSSLAIADLNNDDWNDLIVGAPFYFDRMKDEGGAVYVFMNENGSFQQKASAVLKGPSASAFGFAVAPIGDVNQDGFQDFAVGAPFHEGGRVYIWLGSKAGISNDYSQVIEGKSLVKHTEFHTFGYSINGGMDVDGNGYPDILVGSLDDRVALLRARPVIHLTKEFNVEPKIVDPKECPASTPCITATLCLSFTLSNGNKDFKKDITVQYEVEADVDRRRSPRVRFQNNDDTGSLSLPASTKICHSLKLTVVEPVRDKLQSVVFSLKVSLAEKNPKSRGSVQNLDAFPILSQQQTLTQRAEINFQRECGSDNKCSSNLQLKAHFADEHYKPYPRYGKFQKVQFNSDMKIISLMVNVTNLPAAGKLGEDAHQAALNVTVPDALRYSAVRSTEHDVQCSTQETLICELGNPLRGSEVVSLELRFETSGINLYTQEIETLLLLSTLSEQSDLKPVPVALLIENTILPSFSAANPPVSQFSGTVMGESAMVNDSDVGSLVEFRFHVNMKEQSLGDLGTLAVEFEWPFEVANGKWLLYLTKISVKGQSEVDCNPAGEVVNPLNLTLSGSGRKRARRQAAQDDRETMKPHVIEPQAATGLLAPKKEAYTLECSKGTARCVTFTCPLLNMTESAEVHVRSRVWNSTMLEDFSNALRVKVKGRATLKLITDKPTIRMDPQTIAFEVEIEPLEGVETPYELPLWIIISAVVAGILLLGIIIVILWKLGFFKRAVYYRIMPKHQGVRIRKAERHQFNLGFQLEEPHKKYWVTNWTEMQHHHHHHYY; via the exons ATGGACCTGGTCAGCACAA CGAACCCGTCTGAGATGGTGGAGGGCATGTGGCTGGGGGTGACGGTGGCGAGCCAGAGGAGCCGGCAGGCGGGACGCGTGCTG GCATGCGGGCATCGCTACGTGAAGATCATGCAAGGAGGCTCAGAGGAGCAGCGCCGGATGGTGGGAAAGTGCTACGTCCGGAGCAACGACCTGACCTTTAACCCCAACGACGAGTGGCAGACCAACAGCTACGAGGTCTGCAACCCCACATACGACATGGATCTGGAGGGCATGTGCAACATGGGCATCTCGGGCGGCATGACGGACACCGACGTCTACACCGGCGCCGCCGGCAGCTACCTGTGGCAAG GAAACGTTCACGTGACGTGGAGAGATCCGGACCCGGCGAACGCCTGGGACTCTCTGACCAAAGACTTTGGACTGCTGTTGAGACCCGACCAGAACAGACCAGACGAGAAGAAGCGATACAGTTACATGG GTTACTCGGTCCTCGAGGAGCGGAAGCTGCTCAGCCGTGACGAGTACACGGTGGTGACGGGGTCTCCCAGGGAGGAGTCCAGGGGCGCCGTGACCTTCGGGACAAAGGCCAACACCAAGATCGACCCGGTGCTGGTCATCCCCGGGGAACAGGTGGGCTCGTACTTTGGCAGCAGCCTGGCCATCGCCGACCTCAACAACGACGA CTGGAACGATTTGATCGTGGGCGCCCCGTTTTACTTTGACCGCATGAAGGACGAGGGAGGGGCCGTGTACGTCTTCATGAACGAGAACGGGTCGTTCCAGCAGAAGGCCAGCGCCGTGCTGAAGGGCCCCTCGGCCTCCGCCTTCGGCTTCGCGGTGGCTCCCATCGGCGATGTCAACCAGGACGGGTTCCAAG ACTTTGCAGTGGGAGCGCCATTCCACGAGGGAGGGCGGGTCTACATATGGCTGGGAAGCAAGGCGGGGATCTCCAACGACTACAGTCAG GTCATCGAGGGCAAGTCACTGGTCAAGCACACAGAATTCCACACATTCGGCTACTCCATCAACGGCGGGATGGACGTGGATGGGAACGGCTACCCGGACATCCTGGTGGGCTCTCTGGACGACCGCGTGGCCCTGCTCAG ggctCGACCCGTCATTCACTTGACCAAGGAATTCAATGTGGAGCCAAAGATTGTGGACCCTAAAGAGTGTCCTGCAAGTACGCCGTG CATCACAGCGACTCTGTGTTTGTCCTTCACTCTCAGCAACGGAAACAAAGACTTCAAGAAAGATATCA CGGTGCAGTACGAGGTGGAGGCCGACGTGGACAGAAGGCGAAGCCCTCGTGTTCGCTTCCAGAACAACGACGACACGGGTTCCCTGAGCCTGCCGGCGTCCACAAAGATCTGTCATTCCCTGAAACTGACCGTCGTG GAGCCTGTGCGAGACAAACTGCAATCGGTGGTGTTTTCCCTCAAAGTGTCCTTGGCTGAGAAGAACCCTAAATCCAGAGGATCCGTGCAGAACCTCGACGCCTTCCCCATCCTCAGCCAGCAGCAGACCCTCACTCAGAGAGCCGAG ATCAACTTTCAGAGGGAGTGCGGCTCCGacaacaagtgcagcagcaACCTGCAGCTGAAAGCCCACTTTGCTGACGAGCACTACAAGCCGTACCCCAG GTATGGGAAGTTCCAGAAGGTCCAGTTCAACAGCGACATGAAGATAATTTCGCTGATGGTAAACGTCACCAACCTGCCGGCGGCGGGGAAGCTGGGTGAAGACGCCCACCAGGCCGCGCTCAACGTCACCGTCCCCGACGCGCTGCGGTACTCTGCCGTCAGGTCCACG GAACACGATGTGCAGTGCAGCACGCAGGAGACGTTGATCTGTGAGCTGGGAAATCCGCTCAGAGGCAGCGAAGTG GTGTCGCTGGAACTCAGGTTTGAGACCTCCGGGATCAATTTGTACACTCAGGAGATTGAGACCCTGCTGCTTCTCTCCAc TCTTAGTGAGCAGAGTGACCTGAAGCCTGTGCCCGTGGCCCTGTTGATTGAAAACAccatcctcccctccttctccgc AGCCAACCCGCCGGTGTCCCAGTTCAGCGGGACGGTGATGGGCGAGTCCGCCATGGTCAACGACAGTGACGTGGGCAGTCTGGTGGAGTTCCGCTTCCAC GTGAATATGAAGGAACAGTCCCTGGGGGACTTGGGGACCCTGGCTGTGGAGTTCGAGTGGCCCTTCGAGGTGGCCAACGGCAAGTGGCTGCTGTACCTGACGAAGATCTCCGTTAAAGGGCAATCGGAGGTGGACTGTAACCCCGCCGGAGAAGTAGTCAACCCGCTGAACCTGACC cTGTCGGGGAGCGGGCGAAAGCGCGCCAGGCGTCAGGCGGCGCAGGACGACCGAGAGACAATGAAGCCACATGTCATCGAGCCGCAGGCGGCCACCGGGCTGCTCGCTCCTAAGAAAGAGGCGTACACGTTG GAATGCTCAAAAGGAACAGCGCGATGTGTGACCTTCACCTGCCCGCTGCTCAACATGACGGAGTCCGCCGAAGTTCACGTCCGCTCCCGTGTGTGGAACAGCACGATGCTCGAG GACTTTTCCAATGCCCTGAGagtcaaggtcaaaggtcgagcCACTCTGAAGCTGATTACAGACAAACCGACCATCCGCATGGACCCGCAGACCATCGCG TTCGAGGTAGAAATAGAGCCACTGGAGGGGGTGGAGACACCGTACGAGCTCCCGCTGTGGATCATCATCTCTGCAGTTGTAGCTGGAATTCTCCTGCTGGGAATAATCATTGTCATCCTGTGGAAG ctcggGTTCTTCAAGCGAGCCGTCTACTACCGGATAATGCCAAAGCACCAGGGGGTGAGGATTCGCAAGGCCGAGCGGCACCAGTTCAATCTGGGATTCCAGCTTGAGGAGCCACACAAAAAGTATTGGGTCACCAACTGGACAGAGatgcagcaccaccaccaccaccactactactGA